A window of Candidatus Zixiibacteriota bacterium genomic DNA:
TGATATTTTATTAAGCCCGCTGCATCCATGTCCGCCTGCGCCTGAGTTAAATTTCCCAACCTCTGGCGATTCGTTAGATGCCGATACATTCACTTTTGACTGGAACGAGCCGGAATATGCATCCGTTTACCTGTTTGAGGTGTCAACCGATATAGGTTTTGAAAATTATACTATTCTTGATTCCAATATAGCTATTTCTGGCTATGCGCTGTCAACCCCGCTTGAAGTAGGTCGGTATTACTGGCGAGTTAAAGCCGGCAATAACAATGGCTGGGGACCATATTCGGAGATATATGATTTCGTGATTAATCCCGCCTCCGGCATCTTTTATGAAAACAGTTTGCCTTCCGAATTCAAACTATATCAAAATCATCCCAATCCATTTAATGCTTCAACCCGAATTAAATTCGCTATCCAAGTCGAATCGGAAGCGGTTCTGGAGATATTCGATATTACAGGCGCTTTAGCTGCCAGGCCTTTCAAAGGTAAATATGCCGCTGGCGAATATACTTTTAATTGGGATGGCAGTGATTCTAACGGCAATACGTTAGCTGCCGGCGTATATTTCTACAGATTAAAATGTGGTGATAAATCAGCCATTAAGAAGATGGTTCTTTTAAAATAAAGTCTATTAATTTGAAGTTATACATTAAAATATATGTGCTGTTTTGTATTATGTCGGGGATTGCATTTTCTCAACCTCAGCTTGATATTAAACCGTCGCCGCTTAAGTTTGGTTATATATCTATCAATGGCATTCAGACCAGAGAAATAGTCCTTTGTAATGTCGGGAATAATACTTTAACTATAGATTCCTGCGTAGTCGAACCGCCTTTCTATATGGAACTGCTGAGTGATATTATAATTGAGCCTGATGATTCGATAGCAGCATCAATTATATTTTACCCCGAGCAGGAATATACATTCCTTGATGAGATATTATTTTATGTTAATGGCGCAGCTGAATGCAGCACATTAACAATATCGGGGCATGGCATTAGAGAGTTCGAGTCCGGCGAAATAATCTGGTCATACCAGCATATTGAGGATGTGGTTTGCTTAGTAGTTGCTGATGATTACAACCTTGACGGTATGCCTGATATTATGGCAGAAGGCTATAACATCGGCGCAAGCGGCGACCCCTTAGCCTGTCTTTCCGGCTCCGGAGATGGTGAGACGCAAGTTATCTGGACTGCCCGTCCCGAAGGCGGACAAGCAAACTCAGGCGGCTGGGGCGACCAATGCCTTGCTAATACTGGCGATTTAAATGGCGATGGTTTCAATGATATCCTCCGCGGCGGCGCCTGGAGCTGCCGCACAATATTTGGTATAAACGGCTTTAATGGTTCGACTATCTGGCTGCATGATACCTATGAGGATACATCATCGGGATGGATACATGCTGTCGCCCGAACGGACGATATAACCGGCGATGGTATTCCGGAGGCGCTGGCTTGCTCCGGAAGCAATGCTAATGCGGCTTATTGTTTTGATGGCTCTGATGGAGAACAGATATGGAAATATTATGCCGGCGATGCCATTGGCTCTATCGCTTCTATTATGAGCGTTAATGGCGATTTTTTTAATGAGGCTGTATTTGCCTCTCGCGATATAAATGATGAAAATGTTTACTGCATCTCAGGGGCATCGGAGGAGGTTGGCGAACGTGTATGGCGATGCAATATTCATGAGGATACATATTCCCTTTCTATCATCTCCGATATCAATGATGATGGCTATCCGGATATAATAGCAGGCTCATGGGGAAGCGGCGTATTCGCTTTATCCGGATCTTGCGATGATGAATCCGGCGAGATAATCTGGAACTTCCCGATGATAAGCTATACAATGAAAGCTATAGCCTGCCCCGATTTGGATAACGACGGTTATGAGGATATCTTGGCAGCGGCCTGGTCGAGTTATGCTCTGGCCCTATCCGGCGTTGATGGCTCGGAAATCTGGAGATTTACACCGGGCGATGATATCTGGACTGTATATTACACCGCTGATGTTACCGGAGACAGTATCGCAGAAATAATCGCTGGCTGTTTCGACAATAACGTTTATCTCATTGATGGAGCAAACGGAAATCAATTATGGCATTGTGATGTAAATGCCAGGCCGCTTACCGTTCGCTATATAAGCGATGTTAACGGCGACAGCTATGATGATGTAATTGTCGGGACAGAAAAAAATACCGAAGCAGGTGGCGAGGTTATTTTAATAGCCGGCGGTCCTTCGGAGCATTCATATATTCCCGTAAAGGAAACTTCAATACCCAAAAACTTTCTGGCTGTTTCCAACTATCCCAATCCTTTTAATAGCACCGCTGTTATTAAATTCAACCTTGATTGCTCTTGTGATTTAAAACTATCAATTTATGATATTACCGGCAGATTAGTTGATTGTATTAGCAGTCGAGGACAAACCGGAATTAATACCATCAAGTGGGATATTACTGATAGAAGTGAAATCGTCAGCGGCGTTTATTTTTACAAGCTGAAAACCGGTACTCAAACCGGTTATGGCAAGATGATATATTTAAAATAATCCCCGATTTTGCAGTTGAATGTGAAATCCGGATTAAATTTTATAGTTCGCAGGTCGGGTTCCGACCGGAGGGAGAAACCCGACATTTTAACTAAGGGAAA
This region includes:
- a CDS encoding FG-GAP repeat protein, with product MSGIAFSQPQLDIKPSPLKFGYISINGIQTREIVLCNVGNNTLTIDSCVVEPPFYMELLSDIIIEPDDSIAASIIFYPEQEYTFLDEILFYVNGAAECSTLTISGHGIREFESGEIIWSYQHIEDVVCLVVADDYNLDGMPDIMAEGYNIGASGDPLACLSGSGDGETQVIWTARPEGGQANSGGWGDQCLANTGDLNGDGFNDILRGGAWSCRTIFGINGFNGSTIWLHDTYEDTSSGWIHAVARTDDITGDGIPEALACSGSNANAAYCFDGSDGEQIWKYYAGDAIGSIASIMSVNGDFFNEAVFASRDINDENVYCISGASEEVGERVWRCNIHEDTYSLSIISDINDDGYPDIIAGSWGSGVFALSGSCDDESGEIIWNFPMISYTMKAIACPDLDNDGYEDILAAAWSSYALALSGVDGSEIWRFTPGDDIWTVYYTADVTGDSIAEIIAGCFDNNVYLIDGANGNQLWHCDVNARPLTVRYISDVNGDSYDDVIVGTEKNTEAGGEVILIAGGPSEHSYIPVKETSIPKNFLAVSNYPNPFNSTAVIKFNLDCSCDLKLSIYDITGRLVDCISSRGQTGINTIKWDITDRSEIVSGVYFYKLKTGTQTGYGKMIYLK